The Planktothrix agardhii NIES-204 genomic interval AATACGATAAAGAGTTACAAGCCTTTGCCCTTGATCGGGTTTTGTTTGCCTCTGTCCAATATCCCTTTGATTATGGCTTCATTCCCAATACCCTAGGGGAAGACGGAGATCCCTTAGATGGTTTAGTGATTATGGATCAACCCACCTTTCCCGGTTGTGTGATCGCAGCCCGACCCGTTGGGTTTTTAGAAATGATCGATGGTGGTGATCGGGATGAAAAAATTCTTTGTGTTCCCGCAGCCGATCCACGCTACGCAGATGTAAAATCTCTTAAAGATATTCCCCATCATCGCCTAGAAGAAATTGCTGAATTTTTCCGAACCTATAAAAACCTAGAACGGAAAGTCACTGAAATTCTGGGTTGGCAGGATGTGGATCAGGTTGGGCCCCTAGTAGAAAAAGGGATTAAAGCCGCCAGTAAACAGTGAATTACAAATTATGAATTACGAAATTAATTACGAGTTACGAATTACGAATTACGAATTGTGTCTTATCGTAATTATTAATTCGTAATTCATAATTGTTTAAGATGCACCAAACACTACTCTACGCTAAGATTTATCGAAAAAATGGGTAGAAACCCCGTGGTTCTACCGACGGCTTTGTGTTAGAATGTGGATGGTCACTGACCCACCCGTGACGATGGATTCAGACAGCCTAACGAGCGAAGCCCAGTTGTACTGGCGGCGCAGACAAATCGGTAGACAGGGAAAAGAGGATAGGGCAATGGGCAGTCCACCCCTAGAATCAACACAAACTTAAGAATTCTCTTTTTGAGACTTCGACACATAAGAACCGCAGGGCTTGCGGGGATAGTCTGTGGAGCGAACATAAGACCAGAAAACTCCTTGTGGGTAGAGGCAGTTGCTAAGAAGCAGAAACCTAAATCGTGAGGTTTGGGAATCACCGTACGTTTATGGCGGGGAGGATGTCAATTCCATGCCTTTTCAATTGTAGGCTGAGTCAACCTTCTACGTCCAAGGCTAAAACAAACGATGCCAGTTTCTGATCCTTCAGCCCAGAACCCACATTCTTATGATCAAGCAACCCCCATGGACAAGAACTCTGAAACTGATTTTTCCGTAAGATTCTGGGGGGTGCGGGGCAGTATACCCACGCCTGGATCGCAAACGGTTGAATACGGAGGAAATACCTCCTGTGTGGAAATGCGCTTGGGTGAAAAACGCTTAATTTTTGATGCAGGTACAGGCTTAAGAGTCTTGGGAATGGATCTGCTCAGACAAATGCCCGTGGAAGCCTATATGTTTTTTTCCCATACCCATTGGGATCATATCCAGGGATTTCCCTTTTTCGTTCCCGCTTTTATTCCAATTAATCGTTTTCATA includes:
- a CDS encoding inorganic diphosphatase, with product MDLSKIAPQPKPGLINVLIEIPAGSKNKYEYDKELQAFALDRVLFASVQYPFDYGFIPNTLGEDGDPLDGLVIMDQPTFPGCVIAARPVGFLEMIDGGDRDEKILCVPAADPRYADVKSLKDIPHHRLEEIAEFFRTYKNLERKVTEILGWQDVDQVGPLVEKGIKAASKQ